A single region of the bacterium genome encodes:
- a CDS encoding helix-turn-helix domain-containing protein: protein MLERRPTIMTVQEVARYLRVHAITVYRMIRLGQLPAIRVGRGWRFKKDEIDSWLHKHESNSQDQPAKPAKPRGRSTPRRRALR from the coding sequence ATGTTGGAACGCAGGCCGACCATTATGACCGTCCAGGAGGTTGCCCGCTATCTGCGGGTGCACGCGATCACCGTCTACCGGATGATCCGGCTGGGCCAACTGCCCGCGATCCGTGTCGGCCGCGGCTGGCGCTTCAAGAAGGACGAGATAGATTCCTGGCTGCACAAACACGAATCCAACTCCCAAGATCAGCCCGCCAAGCCCGCCAAGCCACGCGGGCGTTCCACCCCGAGGCGCCGTGCCCTCCGCTAG
- a CDS encoding HAD-IIA family hydrolase, with product MSPAGGMGPAGSIGPVVRRPDRLYAGYAFDLDGTVYLGEILLPGAERTVASLRADGRPIVFLSNNPLRNREEYAAKLTSLGIPAEPGDVINSSYVLVRHLLATAPGARLFVIGEPSVRSELESAGFVLTDSPREVEIVVACFDRTFDYRKLQVAFDAIRSGARFVATNRDAYCPTPEGGLPDCGAIIAAVEAATGHPAEEVVGKPSRIMGRVLAERLGVPPADSLIAGDRLETDIAMGRASGMVTAVVLTGVTTPDEALGADPQPDFILERLDQLLQD from the coding sequence GTGAGCCCGGCGGGAGGCATGGGCCCGGCGGGAAGCATAGGCCCGGTGGTGCGGCGGCCGGACCGTCTGTACGCCGGGTATGCCTTCGACCTGGACGGCACGGTCTACTTGGGCGAGATCCTGCTGCCGGGAGCAGAGCGCACCGTGGCCTCGTTGCGGGCGGATGGCAGGCCGATTGTTTTCCTGTCCAACAACCCGCTGCGCAACCGGGAGGAGTACGCGGCTAAGCTAACGTCGCTGGGCATTCCGGCTGAACCCGGTGATGTGATCAACTCGTCCTATGTACTGGTCAGGCACCTGCTGGCCACCGCTCCAGGCGCCCGGCTCTTCGTCATTGGGGAACCCTCGGTGCGGTCGGAACTGGAATCGGCGGGATTTGTGCTCACCGATAGTCCCCGCGAGGTGGAGATCGTGGTGGCCTGCTTCGACCGCACGTTTGACTACCGCAAGCTCCAGGTGGCCTTTGACGCGATCCGCTCCGGAGCCCGGTTCGTGGCCACGAACCGGGACGCGTATTGCCCTACGCCGGAGGGCGGGCTGCCGGACTGCGGTGCGATAATTGCGGCGGTGGAGGCCGCTACCGGCCATCCGGCGGAGGAGGTGGTGGGCAAACCCTCACGCATCATGGGCCGCGTGCTGGCCGAGCGGCTGGGCGTGCCGCCCGCCGATAGCCTGATCGCCGGGGACCGGCTGGAGACCGATATCGCGATGGGCCGTGCCTCGGGAATGGTCACAGCGGTGGTGCTGACGGGCGTCACCACTCCCGATGAAGCGCTGGGCGCCGACCCGCAGCCGGACTTCATACTGGAGCGGCTGGACCAGCTGTTGCAGGACTGA
- a CDS encoding glycerol-3-phosphate dehydrogenase/oxidase, whose product MTIVSRTESMTALESGVEVLVIGGGITGAGVALDAASRGYHVGLVEQADYAGGTSSRSTKLVHGGIRYLPQGHLALVREGLRERGRLLRLAPHLVRPLSFVVPLYAGLRRPLGVRVPSLLRPFAPLGIRMGLAAYDLFARDPALHHRTMSRAQVERDVPDLNPDGLRGALVYYDARADDVRLTHAVLATARAHGAVACNYAAVTALRREGGRIMGAAVEDRLTGRSFEVSARFVVNAAGIWGEQVAGLDPKPEFRIRHSKGSHLVLRPGAVAHKEAIVIPETDDGRLAFIVPWAGRHVLGTTDDAYNGDLSSPLVTEADVDYLLDHANRYLRRPLGNGDVTGAFAGIRPLVASASGPTSVMGRDHHVAVSPGGLISIVGGKLTGYRAMAEDTVDAITARDGSRRQCRTANLPLAGAAGLEEARTALSTSGLAADQQIHLLESYGAGSLDLLALIQSEPALADRLVPGIAVTAAEVVYSCRAEQTATLADCMFLRTRLAVLDAGAAYAAVETVVSLMAAELGWDAAEVSRQRDAYEEQRDRESGWKTR is encoded by the coding sequence ATGACGATCGTTTCGCGAACCGAGTCCATGACGGCGCTGGAGAGCGGGGTTGAGGTACTGGTCATCGGCGGTGGGATTACCGGCGCGGGTGTGGCGCTGGACGCGGCGTCCCGCGGCTACCACGTCGGGCTGGTCGAGCAGGCCGACTACGCCGGGGGGACCAGCAGCCGCTCCACGAAGCTCGTGCACGGCGGGATCCGCTACCTTCCCCAGGGACACCTGGCGCTGGTGCGCGAGGGGCTGCGCGAGCGCGGGCGTCTGCTGCGTCTGGCGCCCCACCTGGTCCGTCCCCTCTCGTTCGTCGTGCCGCTCTACGCCGGGCTCCGGCGCCCGCTGGGCGTGCGGGTCCCGTCACTACTGCGGCCGTTCGCTCCGCTGGGAATCCGGATGGGCCTGGCGGCCTACGACCTTTTCGCCAGGGACCCGGCGCTCCACCACCGGACGATGTCGCGCGCGCAGGTGGAGCGCGACGTGCCTGACCTGAACCCAGACGGCCTGCGCGGCGCCCTGGTCTACTACGACGCGCGCGCCGACGACGTCAGGCTGACACACGCCGTCCTGGCAACGGCCAGGGCTCACGGCGCCGTGGCCTGCAACTACGCCGCGGTCACGGCGTTGCGCCGCGAGGGGGGTCGCATCATGGGCGCGGCGGTCGAGGATCGGCTCACCGGCCGATCGTTCGAGGTGAGCGCCCGTTTTGTGGTCAACGCCGCAGGAATCTGGGGGGAACAGGTCGCAGGGCTGGACCCCAAACCCGAGTTTCGGATCCGCCACAGCAAGGGATCGCATCTGGTGCTGCGCCCAGGGGCGGTGGCGCACAAGGAAGCCATTGTGATCCCGGAGACCGACGACGGCCGGCTGGCTTTCATCGTGCCGTGGGCGGGTCGCCACGTACTGGGCACGACCGATGACGCCTACAATGGTGACCTGTCGTCGCCTCTCGTGACAGAAGCCGACGTCGACTACCTGCTGGACCACGCCAACCGATACCTCAGGCGTCCTCTGGGGAACGGCGACGTGACCGGCGCGTTTGCAGGCATCCGGCCGCTGGTTGCCTCTGCATCCGGACCCACGTCGGTGATGGGACGCGACCACCACGTGGCGGTCTCCCCTGGAGGGCTGATAAGCATAGTCGGCGGTAAGCTGACCGGCTACCGGGCCATGGCCGAGGACACGGTGGACGCGATCACCGCGCGCGACGGCAGCCGCCGGCAGTGCCGCACCGCGAACCTGCCGCTGGCCGGCGCCGCCGGACTGGAAGAAGCCCGCACGGCACTGTCCACATCAGGCCTGGCCGCGGACCAGCAGATCCACCTGCTCGAGTCCTACGGGGCAGGGAGCCTCGATCTGCTGGCGCTAATTCAGTCCGAACCTGCCCTGGCCGATCGGCTCGTTCCGGGCATCGCGGTCACCGCGGCCGAGGTCGTCTACTCCTGCAGGGCCGAGCAGACCGCGACACTGGCCGATTGCATGTTCCTGCGCACGCGGCTGGCGGTGCTGGACGCCGGGGCGGCCTACGCCGCAGTCGAAACCGTGGTGTCGCTCATGGCGGCCGAGCTGGGCTGGGATGCAGCCGAGGTCAGCCGCCAGCGGGATGCCTACGAGGAGCAGCGCGACCGAGAGTCCGGCTGGAAGACCCGCTAG
- a CDS encoding extracellular solute-binding protein: protein MHRTIWIVVVAVSLALTALNAVPTRAQVTIEDRLVLITPVARTVADPTAAAFTEFARRQFGTAVRVTIVSAGTPVAYGRIREWGGRPEADVFWGGEPALFDDLAERRLLVPHEVPEAILREIPATIGTPKPIRLKDPKGFWVGCCLTPYGLVWHPRLLRRLGVETIRDWDDLLDCRLKGQIAQCTPDRSSSNHASYEVMLQMLGYQKGWEWSQKLGANTGIFVARSRDVPTVVAKGEFAVGFAVPAYMAFEDVLGGHDLKYVTPTAGFVTPEPLAVLAGSRSLRAARAFIQFALSDEGQRVMMSRGQFGIAPKYRLEGPAGSPVERMAEFAGVRSFFDRPVRNVYDDDVAEKRYSEVNDVFRKLILERHKDLQRLHCP from the coding sequence ATGCACCGTACCATCTGGATCGTTGTTGTCGCCGTCAGCCTGGCACTGACGGCTCTGAACGCGGTACCGACCAGGGCACAGGTGACCATCGAGGACCGGCTTGTGTTGATCACGCCCGTGGCACGGACCGTCGCAGACCCCACGGCGGCGGCCTTCACAGAGTTCGCGCGCCGGCAGTTCGGCACCGCCGTGCGCGTGACGATTGTCTCCGCAGGCACTCCCGTGGCCTACGGCCGGATCCGCGAGTGGGGCGGTCGGCCCGAGGCAGACGTCTTTTGGGGCGGCGAGCCCGCGCTGTTCGACGACCTGGCCGAACGCAGGCTCCTAGTGCCCCACGAGGTTCCCGAGGCGATCCTTCGAGAAATCCCGGCCACGATCGGGACGCCCAAGCCCATCCGGCTCAAGGATCCCAAGGGCTTCTGGGTGGGTTGCTGTCTGACGCCGTACGGGCTGGTCTGGCACCCACGCCTCCTGCGGCGTCTTGGGGTGGAGACGATCCGCGACTGGGATGACCTACTCGATTGCCGCCTGAAGGGGCAGATTGCACAGTGCACTCCTGACAGGTCCAGCTCCAACCATGCCTCGTATGAGGTCATGTTGCAGATGCTCGGCTACCAGAAGGGTTGGGAGTGGTCGCAGAAGCTGGGCGCCAACACCGGAATCTTCGTAGCCCGCAGCCGCGACGTGCCCACGGTCGTAGCCAAGGGTGAGTTTGCCGTCGGATTTGCCGTGCCCGCCTACATGGCCTTCGAGGATGTTCTGGGCGGCCACGATCTCAAGTACGTGACCCCAACCGCCGGGTTTGTTACCCCCGAGCCCCTGGCAGTCCTGGCCGGGTCTCGGAGCTTGAGGGCTGCCAGGGCCTTCATCCAGTTCGCGCTCAGCGACGAGGGGCAGCGGGTGATGATGTCGCGCGGGCAGTTCGGCATCGCGCCCAAGTACCGGTTGGAGGGGCCGGCCGGTTCACCGGTGGAGCGCATGGCGGAGTTCGCCGGCGTGCGGTCGTTCTTCGACAGACCGGTCCGGAACGTCTACGACGACGACGTGGCCGAGAAGCGTTACAGCGAGGTCAACGACGTGTTCCGCAAGTTGATCCTCGAGCGGCACAAGGATCTTCAGAGACTGCACTGCCCATAA
- a CDS encoding iron ABC transporter permease → MTPGIVRATAAHPVARRRVPAVVMALPIYAFLFLFIAFPLWRLFVDAVTTEEGKFTLAFLRDFATDGFYRRSLVNSLIVSAGTVVGCIVIGFLAAFLLVRYDFPGRETFSYLTILPIIMPPLVGIMGLVFVLGRAGTINVILMDYFGLAKPINFIYGWHGVLLAMIMHYFPLITLNVVDGLSKLDASLEEAAEAMGSRGLRKIRDITIPLVTPGFISGATLVFILAFADFATPLVVGMQDLISSQAYLNIVQYIDNRLFKMGIVIGALMAAMAIVFLVIARRIVGLREYAVVSYRAVERRPLRGVARVLAPAFFVVILTVAFLPYLGVTLAAFGKAWSLTPFPTRFTLAHMDQVLHLTPIYLINTLRWSAIAVLIILAFGVPIGWVLARTTLPGRGMIDSAVILILALPGTALGIAYIRAFHFPLPVIGLVLSRMWIIMPLVLAVRRMPYTVRAVYASMLGLHRSMEESAASVGASGLRTFFDITLPLIWRGVLAGALFSLMFALQEAAATILLVLPGWETMTVGIFTFYTSGTIGQAAALGFVLILLCAATLYGVYRLTGARMGGLFGSGGG, encoded by the coding sequence ATGACGCCGGGGATCGTTCGGGCAACGGCAGCGCATCCCGTGGCGCGGCGGCGCGTGCCTGCAGTTGTAATGGCCCTGCCGATATATGCGTTTCTCTTCTTGTTTATCGCCTTTCCGCTGTGGCGTCTTTTTGTGGACGCGGTGACGACAGAGGAAGGGAAGTTCACCCTCGCCTTCCTTCGGGACTTCGCCACCGACGGTTTCTACCGGCGGTCGCTCGTGAACTCGCTTATCGTCTCGGCCGGTACGGTTGTCGGCTGCATTGTGATCGGGTTCCTGGCTGCTTTCCTGCTCGTGCGGTACGACTTCCCCGGCCGCGAAACATTCTCGTACCTGACCATCCTGCCCATAATCATGCCCCCGCTGGTGGGCATCATGGGACTGGTGTTCGTCCTGGGCCGCGCAGGCACCATCAACGTCATCCTGATGGACTACTTCGGCCTTGCCAAGCCGATCAACTTCATCTACGGCTGGCACGGCGTGCTGCTGGCGATGATCATGCACTACTTCCCGCTCATCACGCTCAACGTCGTGGACGGTCTCAGCAAACTTGACGCCTCGCTTGAGGAGGCCGCCGAGGCGATGGGCTCCCGCGGCCTGAGAAAGATACGCGACATCACTATTCCACTCGTCACCCCGGGCTTCATCTCGGGCGCCACGCTGGTATTCATCCTGGCGTTTGCGGATTTCGCCACGCCGCTTGTCGTCGGGATGCAGGATCTGATTTCGTCCCAGGCCTACCTGAACATAGTGCAGTACATTGATAACCGGCTGTTCAAGATGGGCATTGTAATCGGCGCCCTCATGGCCGCCATGGCTATCGTCTTTCTGGTGATCGCCCGGCGCATCGTGGGGTTGCGCGAGTATGCCGTCGTCTCCTACCGCGCAGTGGAGAGGCGTCCCCTCAGGGGCGTGGCGAGGGTGCTGGCGCCGGCGTTCTTCGTCGTAATCCTAACGGTGGCGTTCCTGCCGTACCTGGGCGTGACCCTGGCGGCGTTCGGGAAGGCCTGGTCGCTCACGCCGTTTCCAACCCGGTTCACGCTGGCGCACATGGATCAGGTACTGCACCTGACGCCCATCTACCTGATCAACACCCTGCGCTGGAGCGCAATCGCGGTGCTGATCATCCTGGCGTTCGGCGTTCCCATCGGATGGGTACTGGCACGTACCACGCTACCTGGGCGGGGGATGATTGACTCCGCTGTCATCCTGATCCTGGCCCTACCCGGGACCGCGCTGGGGATCGCCTACATCCGAGCGTTTCACTTCCCGCTTCCGGTGATCGGTCTTGTGCTGAGCCGCATGTGGATCATCATGCCGCTCGTACTGGCAGTCCGCCGGATGCCGTACACGGTGCGGGCGGTGTATGCGTCCATGCTGGGCCTTCACCGTTCCATGGAGGAGTCGGCCGCGAGCGTGGGCGCCTCCGGGCTGCGGACGTTCTTCGACATCACGCTTCCGCTGATCTGGCGCGGGGTGCTGGCAGGCGCCCTGTTCTCGCTGATGTTCGCGCTCCAGGAGGCGGCGGCGACCATCCTGCTGGTCCTGCCCGGATGGGAAACGATGACGGTGGGCATCTTCACCTTCTACACCTCGGGCACGATCGGGCAGGCCGCTGCCCTGGGGTTCGTCCTGATCCTGCTCTGCGCAGCCACGCTGTACGGGGTCTACCGGCTAACGGGCGCGCGCATGGGCGGCTTGTTCGGCTCGGGCGGGGGGTAG
- a CDS encoding glycerophosphodiester phosphodiesterase family protein produces MSGRIPLIVAHRGASGEAPENTLAAFRRALEIGVDGVELDVHLTSDGEPVVIHDPMLDRTTDGLGLVRDQTLAAVRRLDAGRWFGERFAGERVPTLAEALDLLRPVRVIVEVKNGPIYYPGIAARVAAEVRAAGHPSVTASSFDHPVLVELKAEATRLGTTLDTAVLYVGRPVNPVGLARDAGADALHPHWAYLTPELVGAAHAAGLRVETWTVDDPLYLAHVMGMAPDGVMSNHPGRLREFLAAHGHPLPPAAAS; encoded by the coding sequence GTGAGCGGCAGGATTCCCCTGATAGTTGCCCACCGCGGCGCCTCAGGTGAGGCCCCCGAGAACACGCTGGCCGCGTTCCGGAGGGCCCTCGAGATCGGCGTGGACGGGGTGGAGTTGGATGTACACCTTACCTCTGACGGCGAGCCGGTTGTGATCCACGATCCCATGCTGGACCGTACCACTGACGGCCTCGGGCTGGTTAGGGATCAGACCCTGGCGGCTGTGCGCCGGCTGGACGCAGGGCGGTGGTTTGGCGAGCGGTTTGCAGGTGAGCGCGTTCCAACGCTGGCCGAGGCCCTTGATTTGCTCCGGCCCGTTCGCGTCATCGTCGAAGTGAAGAACGGTCCCATCTACTACCCGGGGATAGCTGCGCGCGTGGCCGCGGAGGTTCGCGCAGCCGGACACCCCTCGGTGACCGCGTCGTCGTTTGACCACCCGGTGCTGGTGGAGCTGAAAGCCGAGGCGACCCGCCTGGGCACCACCTTGGACACCGCTGTGCTGTACGTGGGCCGACCGGTGAACCCGGTCGGCCTGGCCCGCGACGCAGGAGCGGATGCTCTGCACCCACACTGGGCCTACCTGACCCCTGAGCTGGTTGGCGCGGCGCACGCCGCGGGCCTGCGCGTGGAGACCTGGACCGTGGACGACCCGCTGTACCTAGCGCACGTGATGGGGATGGCGCCGGATGGCGTGATGTCCAACCATCCGGGCCGGCTACGTGAGTTCCTGGCAGCGCACGGGCACCCTCTGCCGCCGGCTGCCGCGTCCTAG
- a CDS encoding ABC transporter ATP-binding protein, producing the protein MQVRLVDLVKRFKAVEAMAGVSLTIAEGEFFTLLGPSGCGKTTTLRIVAGFYDPDEGSVFFDDTPMNGIPPAERGIGIVFQNYALWPHMTVFENVAYGLKIQRTPREEIKTRVMGTLEQVGLQGLESRTPGQLSGGQQQRVAVARALVLNPRVLLLDEPLSNLDAKVRARLRSEIRRLQQDLHITTIYVTHDQEEAMVLSDRIAVMDAGRVLQIGTPVELYEQPAGLFVADFIGTNNLVSGTVTEVSGEMVALKTTAGILRGRAVGTVKPGSAAVVAIRPENLTLAEGRGDLGVVVRGRVAVSQYMGNVVRYEVDAGDGVVLLVDVHDPRRHQLLGPGREITVGFTAASALVFPSERQA; encoded by the coding sequence ATGCAGGTACGGCTGGTTGACCTTGTCAAGCGGTTCAAGGCGGTCGAGGCGATGGCCGGGGTTTCGCTTACCATCGCCGAAGGCGAGTTCTTCACGCTGCTGGGGCCTTCCGGGTGCGGGAAGACCACCACGCTGCGGATCGTGGCCGGGTTCTACGATCCCGACGAGGGGTCGGTCTTCTTCGACGACACGCCGATGAACGGCATCCCGCCCGCAGAGCGCGGCATCGGGATCGTCTTCCAGAACTACGCGCTCTGGCCGCACATGACGGTCTTCGAGAACGTCGCCTACGGCCTGAAGATCCAGCGCACGCCGCGGGAAGAGATCAAGACCCGCGTGATGGGTACCCTTGAGCAGGTTGGTCTACAGGGGCTGGAGTCCCGTACCCCGGGTCAGCTCAGCGGCGGCCAGCAGCAGCGGGTGGCGGTGGCACGGGCGCTCGTGTTGAACCCGCGGGTGCTGCTGCTCGACGAGCCGCTCAGCAACCTGGACGCGAAGGTGCGGGCCCGGCTGCGCAGCGAGATCCGCCGTCTACAGCAGGATCTGCACATCACCACGATCTACGTTACCCACGATCAGGAAGAAGCGATGGTTCTCTCGGATCGTATTGCGGTCATGGACGCGGGCCGCGTACTGCAGATAGGGACGCCGGTTGAGCTCTACGAGCAGCCGGCCGGGCTGTTCGTCGCCGATTTCATCGGCACCAACAATCTGGTGTCCGGTACGGTGACGGAGGTCTCCGGCGAGATGGTGGCCCTGAAGACCACTGCGGGCATCCTGCGGGGAAGGGCGGTTGGTACTGTCAAGCCGGGCAGCGCGGCCGTCGTGGCGATCCGGCCGGAGAACCTGACGCTTGCCGAAGGTCGAGGCGATCTGGGCGTCGTGGTGCGAGGTCGCGTCGCCGTCTCGCAGTATATGGGCAACGTGGTTCGCTACGAGGTGGATGCCGGCGATGGCGTGGTGCTTCTGGTGGACGTCCACGATCCTAGGCGCCACCAGCTCCTGGGCCCCGGCCGGGAGATAACCGTGGGGTTCACCGCGGCGTCCGCGCTGGTCTTCCCCTCGGAGCGCCAGGCATGA
- a CDS encoding Gfo/Idh/MocA family oxidoreductase, whose translation MVRIGLAGAGFVADIHAHALKTLEGRAALWAVCAARRERAEAFARRHGVPLVVPGYEALLARDDIDAVDLCVPNHLHAEMAVAAAHAGKHIIVEKPLTGYFGEDSTEERVGEAVPKIHMWTKARQTARQILDAAASAGVRLCYAENFVYAPPVEKIRRFIRQSGGAILDLRAEESHSGSHAAYSRRWRTSGGGSLLRMGSHPVGAVLHLKAFEGRLRAGTPIRPVWVTAETARLTATEAFRSRAERFIVDAWEDVEDWSVAVIGFDDGTRATVFSTDVSLGGVKNTVQAYLSNAVLYANINPNSSVMTYAPDGRILSGEYIAEKVETTAGWQFASPDEDWMRGYPQEMADFARAISTGDEPLSGAELAYDVVDVIYAGYLSAEQGRRVTLAEIPQ comes from the coding sequence ATGGTCAGAATCGGGCTGGCAGGAGCAGGCTTCGTCGCGGATATCCATGCGCACGCGCTCAAGACTCTGGAGGGCCGCGCGGCCCTTTGGGCCGTCTGCGCGGCTCGGCGGGAGCGGGCGGAAGCGTTTGCCCGACGACACGGCGTCCCGCTGGTCGTCCCCGGCTATGAGGCGCTCCTGGCGCGGGACGACATTGACGCGGTGGATCTGTGCGTGCCCAACCACCTCCACGCGGAGATGGCCGTTGCCGCGGCCCACGCGGGCAAGCACATCATCGTCGAGAAACCCCTAACCGGGTATTTCGGCGAGGACTCAACCGAGGAGCGCGTCGGTGAAGCCGTGCCAAAAATCCACATGTGGACCAAGGCCCGCCAGACCGCCCGTCAGATCCTGGACGCCGCCGCCTCGGCCGGCGTGCGGCTCTGCTACGCGGAGAACTTCGTCTACGCGCCGCCGGTCGAGAAGATCCGGAGGTTCATCCGCCAGAGCGGCGGAGCGATCCTTGACCTGCGCGCCGAGGAGAGCCACTCGGGGTCTCATGCGGCCTACTCGCGCCGCTGGCGCACCTCCGGCGGCGGCTCGCTGTTGCGGATGGGATCGCATCCGGTGGGCGCCGTCCTGCACCTAAAGGCCTTCGAGGGGCGGTTGCGGGCAGGGACGCCCATCCGGCCGGTGTGGGTCACCGCCGAGACCGCGCGGCTGACGGCCACGGAGGCCTTCCGCAGCCGAGCGGAGCGGTTCATTGTTGACGCCTGGGAGGATGTCGAGGACTGGTCGGTAGCCGTGATCGGTTTCGATGACGGCACCCGCGCGACCGTCTTCTCCACGGACGTCTCGTTGGGCGGGGTGAAGAACACAGTGCAGGCCTACCTCTCCAACGCGGTGCTGTACGCCAACATCAATCCCAACAGCTCGGTGATGACCTACGCGCCGGACGGCCGCATCCTGAGCGGCGAGTACATCGCCGAGAAGGTCGAGACCACCGCGGGCTGGCAGTTCGCGTCCCCGGACGAGGACTGGATGCGGGGGTACCCTCAGGAGATGGCCGACTTCGCCCGCGCGATCTCCACTGGAGACGAGCCGCTTTCAGGGGCGGAGCTGGCCTACGATGTGGTGGACGTGATCTACGCCGGGTATCTCTCGGCTGAACAGGGAAGGCGGGTCACGCTCGCCGAGATTCCACAATGA
- a CDS encoding diacylglycerol kinase family lipid kinase — protein MRVHAIINPIAGRNRGTRAWSRAKPVLVAAGWEITESFSLWPGHAVELAAASDAEVILAVGGDGTAHEVANGLLRRSWRPVMGVLPVGTGNDFARALGLPRDPAAAAGMLLTARPKLLDVGVVNDRYFLTVAGAGFDGEVAKQVNAWPKVFGGTVMYVLGILKMLVIYRPVEVEIVTDGIPDRERLFLIAVGNTAWNAGGMWMVPSARADDGILHVVIAGPLSRIETLGVLPRVYSGRHLLHPKVRQAQGREIIVTSTTPLTVQADGETIGTLPATFRVHPGALEVLIPAI, from the coding sequence ATGCGCGTACACGCCATCATCAACCCGATAGCCGGCCGTAACCGTGGGACCCGAGCGTGGTCCCGCGCCAAGCCCGTCCTTGTAGCGGCCGGCTGGGAAATCACCGAGAGCTTCTCCCTGTGGCCGGGCCATGCCGTGGAGCTGGCCGCGGCCTCGGACGCCGAGGTGATCCTGGCCGTCGGCGGAGACGGCACCGCGCACGAAGTGGCCAACGGGCTGCTCCGGCGCAGCTGGCGGCCGGTCATGGGCGTACTGCCGGTGGGAACGGGCAACGACTTCGCGCGGGCCCTCGGGCTGCCGCGGGACCCCGCCGCCGCCGCAGGCATGCTTCTGACGGCACGCCCCAAGCTCCTCGACGTCGGGGTCGTTAACGACCGCTACTTCCTGACGGTCGCGGGCGCCGGCTTCGACGGCGAGGTTGCAAAACAGGTGAACGCGTGGCCCAAGGTGTTCGGCGGCACGGTCATGTACGTGCTGGGCATCCTCAAGATGCTGGTCATCTACCGGCCGGTTGAGGTCGAGATTGTCACCGACGGGATACCGGACCGCGAGCGGCTCTTCCTGATAGCGGTCGGCAACACCGCCTGGAACGCCGGGGGGATGTGGATGGTCCCCAGCGCCCGAGCGGATGACGGTATCCTGCACGTGGTGATTGCGGGGCCGCTCAGCCGGATTGAGACGCTGGGGGTGCTGCCCAGGGTCTACTCCGGGCGCCACCTCCTGCACCCCAAAGTCCGCCAGGCCCAGGGCCGCGAGATCATCGTCACGAGCACAACTCCGCTGACGGTCCAAGCGGACGGCGAGACCATCGGAACGCTACCGGCCACCTTCCGGGTCCATCCGGGCGCGCTTGAGGTCCTGATCCCAGCTATCTGA